A window of the Pseudomonas gozinkensis genome harbors these coding sequences:
- a CDS encoding fasciclin domain-containing protein has product MHTLIKRFAIACFTLLCINTGLSFAADTVMVGGAAMYPNKTIVENAVNSKDHTTLVAAVKAAGLVDTLNSKGPFTVFAPTNAAFAKLPAGTVDTLVKPEHKADLTKILTYHVVPGTHTARQLMEDAKMHGGKVMLTTVQGESLTVWLHDGKLWVEDAKGGKSAITIADVMQSNGVIHVVDTVLMPK; this is encoded by the coding sequence ATGCACACGCTCATCAAACGCTTTGCGATTGCCTGCTTTACCCTTCTATGCATCAACACCGGACTCAGCTTTGCTGCGGATACCGTGATGGTTGGCGGGGCAGCCATGTACCCAAACAAAACCATCGTAGAGAATGCCGTCAACTCTAAAGACCATACGACGCTGGTTGCAGCTGTCAAAGCCGCCGGCCTGGTCGATACACTTAATAGCAAAGGGCCTTTCACCGTCTTCGCTCCCACTAACGCGGCCTTCGCCAAGTTGCCGGCCGGAACAGTCGACACGCTGGTCAAGCCCGAGCACAAAGCCGATCTGACCAAGATCCTCACCTATCACGTGGTACCCGGTACTCATACCGCCAGGCAACTCATGGAGGACGCCAAAATGCATGGCGGCAAGGTCATGCTCACAACCGTTCAGGGAGAGTCTCTTACTGTCTGGCTGCACGATGGCAAGTTGTGGGTTGAGGACGCCAAAGGCGGAAAATCAGCTATCACCATCGCCGATGTCATGCAGTCCAATGGAGTGATACACGTCGTCGATACAGTGTTGATGCCAAAGTAA
- a CDS encoding AraC family transcriptional regulator yields the protein MDRKKSRPASADWVIRSAQPGNIERIEAWFGSHGYDPHRHDTYSIGRTLAGVQSFHYKGSLRHGVPGNTLVLHPDELHDGMAGTDAGFHYRMAYVDPGLIQNVLGGQPLPFIAGGLSSDPRLYHATEAFVRAVDHPLETLEEQDALYDLAMTLCAVGGKPPGRKRLDYRSAERARAFIMENLHLSITLEMLEHSSGRERWSLSRDFRTLYGTSPYRFVTLRRLDRFRELVLDGFTLVDAALAAGFHDQSHMTRHFTRCYGVPPMRWLERLRLAR from the coding sequence ATGGACCGAAAAAAAAGCAGACCTGCCAGCGCCGACTGGGTAATCCGCAGTGCTCAACCCGGCAACATAGAGCGTATCGAAGCATGGTTCGGCAGCCACGGTTATGACCCACACCGTCACGACACCTACTCGATAGGCCGCACCTTGGCAGGTGTGCAGAGTTTTCATTACAAGGGGTCGCTGCGCCATGGTGTGCCAGGCAACACACTTGTGTTACACCCTGACGAACTGCATGACGGTATGGCTGGCACTGATGCAGGTTTTCATTATCGTATGGCCTACGTTGATCCTGGACTGATCCAGAACGTCCTGGGTGGGCAACCTCTGCCCTTCATCGCCGGTGGCCTCTCGAGCGATCCACGCCTGTACCACGCCACCGAAGCATTTGTGCGAGCGGTGGATCATCCGCTGGAAACGCTGGAGGAACAGGACGCCTTGTATGATCTGGCAATGACATTGTGTGCCGTAGGTGGCAAGCCGCCTGGTCGCAAACGCCTGGATTATCGCTCTGCCGAACGCGCCAGGGCTTTCATTATGGAAAATCTGCATTTAAGCATTACCCTGGAGATGCTGGAGCATTCCAGCGGACGCGAACGCTGGAGCCTGTCACGGGACTTCAGGACGCTCTATGGCACCAGTCCCTACCGCTTCGTCACCTTACGTCGTCTGGACCGTTTTCGTGAGCTTGTTCTTGACGGTTTCACACTGGTGGACGCCGCGCTTGCTGCGGGCTTTCACGATCAAAGCCATATGACCCGACACTTCACGCGCTGCTACGGGGTCCCCCCCATGCGTTGGCTGGAACGCTTGCGACTGGCCCGCTGA
- a CDS encoding cytochrome b/b6 domain-containing protein: MSALPRTTRVADLSPKSIHPRWLRLTHWINALAVLVMVTSGWRIYNASPLYDFSFPKSLTLGGWLGGALQWHFAAMWLLAINGIVYLSINVTSGRLLKRFLPVSPKGVFHDFWAALRGRLGHGDPSHYNQVQRIAYLFVMFDVAVMVASGLVLWKSVQFPILRVLLGGYEGARQVHFVGMSLLMAFLVVHLVMVALVPKTLWGMIVGRKESV, translated from the coding sequence ATGTCAGCCCTGCCCCGAACAACTCGCGTTGCTGATCTATCGCCGAAGAGTATTCATCCTCGCTGGTTGAGGCTGACTCACTGGATTAATGCGTTGGCCGTGTTGGTAATGGTCACCAGTGGTTGGCGAATCTACAACGCTTCACCTTTGTACGACTTCAGCTTTCCCAAGTCATTGACACTTGGAGGCTGGCTAGGCGGGGCACTGCAATGGCATTTCGCGGCAATGTGGTTGCTGGCCATAAATGGCATCGTCTACCTCAGCATCAATGTCACCAGCGGTCGTCTTCTTAAAAGGTTTTTGCCGGTATCACCAAAAGGTGTTTTTCATGATTTTTGGGCGGCGCTGAGAGGGCGATTGGGCCATGGTGACCCGAGCCACTATAACCAGGTTCAGCGAATCGCTTACCTTTTTGTCATGTTCGACGTCGCTGTGATGGTGGCTTCCGGACTGGTGCTGTGGAAGTCCGTGCAGTTCCCCATTTTGCGGGTATTGCTAGGCGGTTATGAAGGGGCGCGGCAGGTGCACTTTGTTGGAATGTCGCTGTTGATGGCCTTCCTTGTGGTTCATTTGGTGATGGTCGCTTTGGTTCCCAAGACTCTGTGGGGGATGATCGTCGGCCGGAAGGAATCCGTATGA
- a CDS encoding LysE family translocator translates to MSIADNLLAFTFAATLLTLTPGLDTALVLRTATVEGKQQALRAALGINAGCLLWGAAVAFGLGALIAVSELAYNLLKYCGAAYLAWLGLNMLLRPRRSLAPAEGDGKPGANWFFKGMLGNVLNPKIGIFYVSFLPQFIPQGQPLVPWTFGLVSIHVVLGLIWSLVLIGATQPLSGFLRREKVIRWMDRTTGMIFVLFAARLAFSKR, encoded by the coding sequence ATGTCCATCGCCGACAACCTCCTCGCCTTCACTTTCGCTGCCACGCTGCTGACCCTGACGCCCGGTCTCGACACTGCGCTGGTGCTGCGCACCGCCACCGTCGAAGGCAAGCAGCAGGCGTTGCGTGCGGCGTTGGGGATCAATGCCGGTTGTCTGTTGTGGGGCGCGGCGGTGGCGTTTGGGTTGGGGGCGTTGATTGCGGTGTCGGAGCTGGCCTACAACCTGTTGAAGTATTGCGGCGCGGCGTATCTGGCATGGCTGGGGTTGAACATGCTGCTGCGCCCTCGCCGCTCGCTGGCACCGGCCGAGGGCGACGGCAAGCCGGGGGCAAACTGGTTTTTCAAGGGCATGCTGGGGAATGTGCTGAATCCGAAGATCGGGATTTTCTACGTATCGTTTCTGCCGCAGTTCATTCCGCAAGGTCAGCCGCTGGTGCCGTGGACGTTCGGGCTGGTGAGCATTCATGTGGTCCTCGGGCTGATCTGGTCGCTGGTGTTGATTGGCGCGACGCAGCCACTGTCCGGTTTCCTGCGTCGCGAGAAGGTGATTCGCTGGATGGATCGCACCACGGGGATGATTTTCGTGCTGTTTGCCGCACGGCTGGCGTTCAGCAAGCGTTGA
- a CDS encoding arsenate reductase ArsC, with protein sequence MRVLFMCTANSCRSILSEAMFNHLAPAGFEAVSAGSFPKGQVLPRSLTTLQAAGISIAGLSSKGNEAFEDNPPDIVITVCDKAAGEACPVYFGPALKAHWGLEDPSDVHGVEGTIDAAFHATLARIETRCRAFLALPFAELDRDALKRELERISTL encoded by the coding sequence ATGCGCGTCCTGTTCATGTGCACCGCCAACAGCTGCCGCAGCATTCTGTCGGAGGCGATGTTCAACCATCTGGCGCCAGCCGGTTTCGAAGCAGTCAGTGCCGGCAGTTTCCCCAAGGGCCAGGTACTGCCGCGCAGCCTGACCACGTTGCAGGCGGCCGGAATTTCCATCGCCGGGTTGAGCAGCAAGGGCAACGAGGCCTTCGAAGACAACCCGCCGGATATCGTCATCACCGTGTGCGACAAGGCCGCCGGTGAAGCCTGTCCGGTGTACTTCGGCCCGGCCCTGAAAGCCCATTGGGGGCTGGAAGATCCGTCGGATGTGCACGGCGTTGAAGGCACCATCGACGCCGCCTTCCACGCCACCCTCGCCCGAATCGAAACCCGCTGCCGGGCCTTCCTCGCCCTGCCCTTCGCCGAACTTGACCGTGATGCCCTCAAGCGCGAGCTCGAACGCATCAGCACGCTGTAA
- the arsH gene encoding arsenical resistance protein ArsH: MTDLPNLDPSLVQKTTRGEDAHKPRILLLYGSTRPRSFSRLLVEEAARLLEHFGAETRIFNPSGLPLPDDAPGDHPKVQELLELMQWSEGQVWCSPERHGAMSAVFKAQIDWVPLALGAVRPTQGKTLAVMQVCGGSQSFNVVNQLRVLGRWMRMFTIPNQSSVPKAYLEFDEGNRMKPSALYDRVVDVMEELVKFTLLLRDRPDLVDRYSERKESAEELMQRVNQRSI, encoded by the coding sequence ATGACCGACCTGCCCAACCTCGATCCTTCACTGGTTCAAAAAACCACGCGTGGCGAAGACGCGCACAAGCCGCGCATCCTGTTGCTGTACGGCTCGACCCGCCCGCGCTCCTTCAGCCGCTTGCTGGTCGAAGAAGCCGCACGGTTGCTGGAGCACTTCGGCGCCGAGACGCGAATCTTCAATCCTTCGGGCCTGCCGCTGCCGGACGATGCGCCGGGCGATCACCCGAAAGTCCAGGAACTGCTCGAACTGATGCAATGGTCCGAAGGCCAGGTCTGGTGCTCACCGGAACGTCACGGTGCGATGTCGGCGGTGTTCAAGGCGCAGATCGACTGGGTGCCGCTGGCCCTCGGCGCGGTACGTCCGACCCAGGGCAAAACCCTGGCGGTGATGCAGGTCTGCGGCGGTTCGCAATCCTTCAACGTGGTCAATCAACTGCGCGTGCTGGGCCGCTGGATGCGCATGTTCACCATCCCCAATCAGTCGTCGGTGCCCAAGGCTTATCTGGAATTCGACGAAGGCAACCGCATGAAACCTTCGGCGCTGTACGACCGGGTGGTGGACGTGATGGAAGAGTTGGTGAAATTCACGCTGTTGCTGCGTGATCGCCCGGACCTGGTGGATCGCTATTCCGAGCGCAAGGAGTCGGCGGAGGAATTGATGCAGCGGGTCAATCAGCGGTCGATCTGA
- a CDS encoding LysR family transcriptional regulator, protein MEYLNDMALFVEVVKMRGFRGAAESLGMPNSTLSRRISGLEKAIGLRLLHRTTRRIELTEAGQLYFERCKRIVEEARLAHEQLGEMLARPSGLLRVSMPVDFATIYLAPLIAEFAREYPGISFDLDLTPRQVDLVSDPVDIVIRMGEPPNSNLIARKLASMKRGFYASPRYLELFGEPEQPAQLINHECLRMRGSGSDRWTLTSETGSEQVEVGGRFELNSVGMLRRMASLDLGIALLPEGIAVQDVASGTLRRVLAQWQAPPVSVYALTETRLLPAKTQRFIEFLRDRLDCA, encoded by the coding sequence TTGGAATACCTGAACGACATGGCGTTGTTTGTGGAAGTTGTGAAAATGCGCGGCTTTCGTGGGGCGGCTGAATCGCTGGGCATGCCCAACTCAACGCTTTCCCGGCGTATCAGTGGCCTGGAAAAGGCCATCGGCTTGCGTCTGTTGCACCGCACGACACGCCGGATCGAGTTGACGGAGGCCGGGCAACTTTATTTCGAGCGCTGCAAACGGATCGTGGAAGAGGCGAGGCTGGCGCATGAGCAATTGGGCGAAATGCTTGCCCGGCCCAGTGGTTTGCTGCGGGTTTCGATGCCGGTGGACTTTGCCACTATTTATCTGGCGCCGCTGATTGCCGAGTTTGCCCGTGAATATCCGGGTATCAGCTTCGATCTCGACCTCACACCACGGCAGGTGGATCTGGTCAGCGACCCGGTCGATATCGTCATTCGGATGGGAGAACCGCCGAACTCAAACCTGATTGCCCGCAAGTTGGCGAGTATGAAACGTGGTTTTTACGCATCGCCCAGGTATCTCGAACTGTTCGGTGAGCCGGAGCAACCTGCCCAACTCATCAATCATGAGTGCCTCAGAATGCGCGGCTCCGGTTCTGACCGCTGGACACTTACCAGTGAAACAGGGAGCGAACAGGTGGAGGTCGGTGGACGTTTTGAACTCAACAGTGTGGGCATGCTCCGGCGCATGGCGTCTCTGGATCTGGGGATCGCGCTGCTACCGGAAGGTATCGCCGTCCAGGATGTGGCGAGCGGAACATTGCGCAGAGTGCTGGCGCAATGGCAGGCACCACCGGTTTCGGTCTACGCATTGACAGAGACGCGACTGCTCCCGGCCAAGACGCAACGTTTCATCGAGTTTCTGCGTGACAGGCTCGATTGCGCTTAG
- a CDS encoding DUF2986 domain-containing protein → MNRQKKLQQLFKEKSRKANAKLAPKSNKPKYISKADRLKLEAEAGPESIGSTEV, encoded by the coding sequence ATGAACCGTCAGAAAAAACTGCAACAGCTCTTCAAGGAAAAATCCAGAAAGGCCAACGCCAAACTGGCACCCAAGAGCAACAAGCCGAAGTACATCAGCAAGGCGGATCGCCTGAAACTGGAGGCTGAAGCGGGTCCAGAGTCGATTGGATCCACTGAAGTCTGA
- a CDS encoding DUF3772 domain-containing protein has translation MRNALKSLMFVALILFGSGFVAVSAGDLPGTADVSTGAPLPGVTQSDLQALQLRLDGLKQQISSANNYNQLEGPQDRVQTFILDIDRLSASLLPQQAQLTVQLGVLGAAPAEAVAAEQADIAAQRATLIEQKNKVDTALKNLATLKQSATDLITQIAGIRRTLLESELTLSTHSILNPGFWTPLFNPSADDRQRLRFFVEQVQQTGAEAWQPGQRLYTALLVVLAFIVWTLGRRLADRWLAWVCIHRMPEGRLRRSSLAFASALATLATTAIALQLLYYACTRHVPLPPMLATFSDEFEKVVYACVLITGLSRALLSTEHPSWRLPGVADEVAHTLQPFARILAATLLVLVTAVQVSNASGMSSQIVIAGRGVIAIVVLGIVTTLLMRVGRVRKVLVAAGDTQVSGNTFAGVIYTVATLSMVLSFGALLTGYVSLARFITYELVWAFIVFSGFYLLMQLLKDSCEYFFSPRHSSGKALKQLLGVGDRRLEQASTLLAGFGRAALLLLAVITLFVGGIGTTLGQLANNIGTILGGAGLRKLNIVPGHLLNAMLALLIGIYLIRALRRWLDNEFLPKTDMDPGMCASLSTLFSNIGYAVVILLTLSSLGVQWTNLAWIVSALSVGIGFGLQEIVKNFVSGLILLTERPVKVGDLISISGVEGDIRRINVRATEIQLSDRSIVIVPNSQLISQNLRNVTLGGSAQGVATLELMFPLDIDPEQVQNLLFDTYKEHETILEKPAPFVRFSKLTPDGITLTVTGYVASPRIVGTTKSDLLFEILKRLGAAGIELAKPPST, from the coding sequence ATGCGTAATGCATTGAAGTCATTGATGTTCGTCGCTTTGATCCTGTTCGGCTCGGGGTTCGTGGCGGTGTCGGCCGGCGACTTGCCTGGCACCGCCGATGTCAGCACCGGCGCCCCGCTCCCCGGCGTCACGCAAAGTGATCTGCAAGCCCTGCAACTGCGCCTCGACGGGCTCAAGCAGCAGATCTCGTCCGCCAACAATTACAACCAGCTCGAAGGCCCGCAGGACCGGGTGCAGACGTTCATTCTGGACATTGATCGACTGTCGGCATCGCTGTTGCCGCAGCAGGCGCAATTGACCGTTCAACTGGGCGTGCTGGGGGCCGCGCCGGCCGAAGCGGTCGCTGCCGAACAAGCCGATATCGCGGCGCAGCGGGCGACGTTGATCGAGCAAAAAAACAAGGTCGATACCGCACTCAAGAACCTCGCCACCCTCAAGCAGAGCGCAACGGATCTGATCACCCAGATCGCCGGCATCCGCCGCACGTTGCTCGAAAGCGAACTGACGCTCAGCACCCACAGCATTCTGAATCCCGGTTTCTGGACGCCCCTTTTCAATCCATCGGCGGACGACCGCCAGCGCCTGCGGTTTTTCGTCGAACAGGTGCAACAGACCGGCGCGGAAGCCTGGCAACCCGGCCAGCGCCTTTACACCGCGCTGCTGGTGGTGCTGGCCTTCATCGTCTGGACGCTGGGCCGGCGGCTGGCCGACCGCTGGCTGGCGTGGGTGTGCATTCACCGCATGCCGGAGGGTCGGCTGCGCCGCAGTTCACTGGCGTTCGCCTCGGCACTGGCGACACTCGCGACCACCGCCATCGCCCTGCAATTGCTGTACTACGCCTGCACCCGTCACGTGCCGTTGCCGCCGATGCTGGCGACGTTTTCCGATGAGTTCGAGAAAGTCGTTTACGCCTGCGTGCTGATCACCGGCCTGAGCCGCGCGTTGCTGTCCACCGAGCACCCGTCATGGCGGCTGCCGGGGGTGGCCGACGAGGTCGCACACACGCTCCAGCCATTCGCGCGGATCCTGGCCGCGACGTTGTTGGTGCTGGTCACGGCGGTGCAGGTCAGCAATGCCTCAGGGATGAGCAGCCAGATCGTGATCGCCGGGCGCGGAGTGATTGCGATAGTGGTGCTGGGCATCGTCACGACGTTGCTGATGCGTGTCGGCAGAGTGCGCAAAGTCTTGGTGGCGGCTGGGGATACGCAGGTGTCGGGCAACACCTTTGCAGGGGTGATTTACACCGTAGCCACCCTGTCGATGGTGCTGTCGTTCGGCGCCCTGCTGACGGGGTATGTATCGCTGGCGCGGTTCATCACCTACGAACTGGTGTGGGCGTTTATCGTGTTTTCCGGGTTTTACCTGCTGATGCAGTTGCTCAAGGACAGCTGCGAGTATTTCTTCTCGCCCCGCCATTCAAGCGGCAAGGCGCTGAAACAGCTGCTCGGTGTGGGTGATCGACGCCTCGAACAGGCCTCGACCCTGCTGGCCGGGTTCGGTCGGGCTGCGCTGTTGCTGTTGGCGGTCATCACACTGTTTGTCGGCGGAATCGGCACCACCCTGGGCCAACTGGCCAACAACATCGGCACGATCCTCGGCGGCGCCGGCCTGCGCAAACTGAACATCGTCCCCGGCCATTTGCTCAACGCGATGCTGGCGCTGCTGATCGGCATCTACCTGATCCGCGCCCTGCGCCGCTGGCTCGACAACGAGTTCCTGCCAAAGACCGACATGGACCCGGGCATGTGCGCCTCGCTCAGCACGCTGTTTTCCAACATCGGTTATGCGGTGGTGATCCTGCTGACCCTGTCATCGCTGGGCGTGCAATGGACCAACCTGGCGTGGATCGTCAGCGCCCTGTCGGTGGGCATCGGTTTCGGCTTGCAGGAGATTGTGAAGAACTTCGTCTCCGGGCTGATCCTGCTCACCGAACGCCCGGTCAAGGTGGGCGACCTGATCAGCATCAGCGGCGTCGAGGGCGATATCCGCCGGATCAACGTGCGCGCCACCGAAATCCAGCTCAGCGACCGCTCGATCGTGATCGTGCCCAACTCGCAATTGATCTCGCAGAACCTGCGCAACGTCACCCTCGGCGGCAGCGCCCAGGGCGTGGCGACGCTGGAGCTGATGTTCCCGCTGGATATCGACCCCGAACAGGTGCAGAACCTGCTGTTCGACACCTACAAGGAACACGAAACCATCCTCGAAAAACCGGCGCCGTTCGTGCGCTTCAGCAAGCTGACGCCGGACGGGATTACGTTGACGGTGACCGGGTATGTCGCCAGCCCGAGGATTGTCGGGACGACCAAGAGTGATCTGCTGTTCGAGATTCTCAAGCGGCTGGGGGCGGCGGGGATTGAACTGGCGAAGCCGCCGAGTACCTGA
- a CDS encoding metallophosphoesterase family protein codes for MKTALISDTHNLLRPEALAAFQGCDQIIHAGDIGNPDILAQLAKIAPVHAVRGNNDLNSPWAENLPDLLTFTLNGWPTLLLHDIADVPADLDPGIRLIITGHSHKPRIEWRGDRLYVNPGSAGPRRFKLPVTLAILEIQPDRIEPRLISLLDPPA; via the coding sequence ATGAAAACCGCCCTGATCTCCGACACCCACAACCTCCTCCGCCCCGAAGCCCTCGCCGCGTTCCAGGGCTGTGACCAGATCATCCACGCCGGCGATATAGGCAACCCGGACATCCTCGCACAACTGGCCAAAATCGCCCCTGTCCACGCCGTGCGCGGCAACAACGATCTCAACAGCCCGTGGGCCGAAAATCTCCCAGACCTTCTGACCTTCACCCTCAACGGCTGGCCAACCCTCCTCCTCCACGACATCGCCGACGTCCCCGCCGATCTCGATCCGGGCATCAGGCTCATCATCACCGGCCACTCCCACAAACCCCGCATCGAATGGCGCGGTGATCGTCTCTACGTGAACCCCGGCAGCGCCGGCCCTCGGCGTTTCAAGTTGCCGGTCACGCTGGCGATCCTCGAGATACAACCCGACCGCATCGAACCGCGCCTGATTTCCCTGCTGGATCCCCCCGCCTGA
- a CDS encoding cupin domain-containing protein yields the protein MSEPLHPQASSPVNLAQKASLIEQQWSPRVVAEMNDYQFKVVRIEGEFIWHSHPETDEAFLVLEGTLRIDLPEGCVHVNPGELYVVPRGVAHRTASRGEAKLMMIEPRGILNTGHEDGERTALNDVWI from the coding sequence ATGTCTGAGCCCCTTCATCCACAAGCATCATCCCCCGTAAACCTCGCGCAAAAAGCTTCATTGATCGAACAGCAGTGGAGCCCCAGGGTCGTTGCGGAAATGAACGACTACCAGTTCAAGGTGGTTAGAATCGAAGGCGAATTCATCTGGCACTCACATCCGGAAACTGATGAAGCATTTCTTGTTCTGGAAGGCACCCTACGCATCGATTTGCCGGAGGGATGCGTTCATGTAAATCCGGGTGAGTTATATGTGGTGCCACGCGGCGTGGCGCACAGGACCGCCTCGCGAGGTGAAGCGAAACTGATGATGATCGAGCCACGAGGCATTTTGAACACGGGGCATGAAGACGGTGAACGGACTGCCTTGAACGACGTCTGGATATGA
- a CDS encoding DUF262 domain-containing protein produces MEASTTIRNMMANNRIVVPAYQRAYAWETPTEGSSRTTQTDVFLYDLESYRRSKTRSPYYFGHFLFEETQGEFRVIDGQQRLTTISLFLAALFACLHRKRPLTEDEQDCYKDLIKRERQIRFKTVDYDNQVYVDYVINQSRHDIPALQTTSAKRLIMAFDYFKMMLSDQSEEYMTDMLRIVSQASCSTHPVRDEAEAIQMFIFQNNRGKRPSNLEVVKAQFMYAIHLHGEDQQQKDSLIDEIKNRFETIYKSISAVEYKINEDEVLQFTLRVHFNSLWESGALDRVEKMLAGPSPLDFVQAFTDSLAISFEHLSVFFGEDEQKNFPIHSLVSLGGIAIALPFILKAYRFGLSLSDKNRLCVAFESLIVRHRLIGTRADVTSRINDVYENFLTENSSIAPILDRIERLKTSSDWWWAYWNNEKLLVVLDGEINHRIAKHLLWKYEVHLEGDGHRGYAQRRYSDTKRPELEHIAPTTEPSSLPHGYDTYDDTFKHEYLNCLGNYLLLSKSHNCAVGNIPFTEKLKTYTHNFQQREINSFVSDGRVWGQDAIQERHEKIVAALMTML; encoded by the coding sequence GTGGAAGCCTCAACGACCATCCGTAACATGATGGCCAACAACCGAATTGTTGTTCCTGCCTACCAACGCGCCTATGCCTGGGAAACGCCCACCGAAGGCTCAAGCCGTACCACGCAAACGGATGTGTTTCTCTACGACCTTGAGTCGTACCGGCGCAGCAAGACTCGAAGTCCCTATTACTTCGGCCACTTCCTGTTTGAGGAGACGCAAGGAGAGTTCAGGGTGATCGACGGTCAGCAACGTCTGACCACGATCAGCCTCTTCCTCGCAGCGCTATTCGCATGCCTGCACCGCAAGCGGCCGCTCACCGAAGATGAACAGGACTGCTACAAGGACCTGATCAAACGGGAAAGGCAAATCCGCTTCAAAACAGTCGACTATGACAATCAGGTCTATGTCGACTATGTAATCAATCAATCCAGACACGACATTCCTGCCTTACAGACCACTTCAGCCAAGCGGCTGATCATGGCCTTCGATTACTTCAAGATGATGTTGAGTGATCAATCTGAAGAGTACATGACGGACATGCTCAGAATCGTTTCCCAAGCCTCGTGCAGCACGCACCCTGTAAGGGATGAAGCGGAAGCGATTCAGATGTTCATTTTCCAGAATAACCGCGGAAAACGACCATCCAATCTGGAGGTGGTAAAAGCGCAGTTCATGTATGCCATCCACCTTCACGGAGAGGACCAACAACAAAAAGACAGCCTTATCGACGAGATCAAAAATCGCTTCGAGACCATTTACAAGTCGATATCGGCGGTTGAGTACAAAATCAATGAAGATGAAGTGCTGCAGTTCACTCTCCGTGTTCATTTCAACTCCCTCTGGGAGAGCGGGGCATTGGACAGAGTAGAGAAAATGCTGGCCGGGCCGTCACCACTCGACTTCGTACAGGCGTTCACTGACTCCCTGGCCATCAGCTTTGAGCACTTATCGGTATTCTTTGGCGAGGACGAACAAAAAAACTTCCCGATCCATTCATTGGTAAGCCTTGGCGGGATCGCGATCGCACTGCCATTCATTCTAAAAGCCTATCGATTTGGCCTGAGTCTCTCTGACAAAAACAGGCTCTGCGTGGCTTTTGAGAGCCTTATCGTCCGTCATCGCCTGATTGGCACGCGTGCGGATGTTACTTCTCGCATCAATGATGTTTACGAGAATTTTTTAACCGAGAACTCATCGATAGCCCCCATCCTTGATCGGATCGAGCGTCTCAAGACTTCGAGTGACTGGTGGTGGGCCTATTGGAACAACGAAAAACTGCTTGTTGTCCTGGATGGTGAGATCAACCACAGAATCGCGAAACACCTGCTGTGGAAATATGAAGTTCACCTTGAAGGGGATGGACACCGTGGCTATGCACAGCGGCGCTACAGTGACACTAAGCGACCCGAGTTGGAACACATCGCCCCTACTACCGAACCCTCGTCGCTACCCCACGGCTATGACACCTACGACGATACCTTCAAACATGAATATCTGAACTGCCTGGGTAACTATCTACTGCTTTCCAAATCCCATAACTGTGCAGTAGGCAACATTCCATTCACGGAAAAGCTGAAAACCTACACCCATAACTTTCAACAGAGAGAGATCAATAGTTTTGTCAGCGATGGACGCGTCTGGGGGCAGGATGCAATTCAGGAGCGGCATGAAAAAATCGTTGCCGCACTGATGACTATGCTTTGA
- a CDS encoding metalloregulator ArsR/SmtB family transcription factor: MLTPASVFKCLADETRARATLLITREGELCVCELVCALDDSQPKISRHLAQLRTCGLLLDRRQGQWVYYRLNPDLPAWIRTLLETTLAANTAWLEENSARLAAMGDRPLNTSACC, translated from the coding sequence ATGCTCACCCCCGCCTCCGTTTTCAAATGCCTCGCCGACGAAACCCGTGCCCGGGCCACGCTGTTGATCACCCGTGAAGGTGAGTTGTGTGTCTGCGAACTGGTTTGCGCGCTGGACGACAGTCAGCCGAAAATCTCCCGCCATCTCGCGCAACTGCGCACCTGCGGCCTGTTGCTGGATCGTCGCCAGGGCCAGTGGGTTTATTACCGGCTGAACCCCGATTTGCCGGCATGGATTCGCACGCTGCTTGAAACCACGCTCGCCGCCAACACCGCCTGGCTGGAAGAAAACAGCGCACGGCTGGCGGCCATGGGCGATCGCCCGCTCAATACGTCTGCCTGCTGCTGA